GCATGAAGATTGGCGTCGGAATGTCGCCATGCGCGGTCGAGAGCACGCCGCAACGCGCAGCCGAGCTGCTGTCCTTGGCTGTGACGGAAAACTTCATAGTGCTGGGCAGGTGACGAAAATAGGATATAGGCAATACAACAGTTGCCTATTGAAACCGCATCGTCCAAGCAAGGCCCGGCCCCAAGTGTTTCCGGAGGCGCAATGGCCATGCCTCAGAGGTTGATGAACGATGAAAGAAAGTAGGGAACAGAGAGCAGAAAAAAAAGCAAGTCAATTTAATGCGCCTGATATGAGTCTTCTTCTTATAAGGATACCTGTGGGAAAAATAGTTATGAAGAAAAAAAATATATTATAAATTGAAATATTACTGCAATAGTGCTGCTTTTTTATGTATTTCAGTATATAAAAAGGCGGCTTGTCTGGTTGTCGAATAGTGGTGATGTCTGTACTCTTTAGTCTTTTCCATAACCAGTATTCTCAAAAAATCCTCTTTTCATGCAAGAAAATCGCACAAGCGGATCTCATGGATTGGCAGATCATGAGGTTTCCGGTATGGTGGAGGGCAAAAGTATGACGGATATGTTGCCCCAGTCGATGTACCTCATTGATGCTGAAGGGCATATGGTTAGATGGAGCCCTTTGTTTCGTGATCGGATTGCTGGTCTTTCTGATCAATCGATGGAGTCTATCAATTTTATTGATCTGATTCATCCTGAAGACCGAGAACTGGTGCGGCAGCGAATGCGCAATATCCTGAATCGGGGTGTGGAAGAAAGTGTTGAGGTCAGGGTGCTCTTCAAGGGAGGGCCAACATACCGGTGGTTTGTTCTTATGGCCAACCGTTACGAGTGCGATGGAGCCGTTTTCATCACCGGTACTGGCGTCGATATAACGAGACTCAAAAAAGCGGAAAAGGCTTTGATGGTGAGCGAGCAGCGTTTTCGCTCAATTTTAGAGCAGGCTGATTATCCTGTGTTTATTGCTGATATAGAAGGTTTGATCAAATACGTTTCGCCTGCATTTGAAGAGGTTTCCGGCTATGCTTCATCAGAATGTCTCAACAGATCGTTCACGAAATTTTTTGAAGAGACTGATGGGGGGAATTCTGGTGTGATGTTGATGCTTGATGATGTGATTTCCAATTCTGAGGATATACGAAAGTGTGAATGTACAATGCGCAAAAGGGATGGGTCGGTATTTCCTGTTGAGATCAGACTGCATAAGTATAGTGATCATCGTGTTGAGGGTGCCATTGGGGTCTTATACGATTTGACTCAGCGCAAACGGTTCGATCTATTGACTGAATTTCGTTTCGATCTGCTCAGACGCGCTGAAGATGCCTCGATCGAGGAGATTTTGCAAGGGGCGCTCGACGAGGCAGAGCAGCTTACTGACAGTTCGCTTGGGTTCATTTACTTTCTCTCTGATGATTCAAATGGTTTGCCGAAGTATATTTGGTCGACCAAGGTTCGCGATGAGATGAGTGCCATGGGCGGCAATGGAGAACATCCGTCATTCAATTCCATGCCCTTTCTTAAGGAGGCCATTGAGAAACGCCGTGCAATTATCGTCAATGAGCCATCTCTTTCCCTCGATTTAGAGTTTTCTTCTTTTCAGCCAGATGTTAAAAATCGCCTTGTCGTGCCTGTTATCGATGGAGGGGAGGTGGTGGCCGTGTGCCTGGTTGGTAACAAACCGTTTCCATACGTTGATAATGACGCCCAGTGGGTGAGTACTCTGGCTAATATGGTTTGGGATATCGTTACCCGAAAAATGAACGAGCAGTCTGAGAATCGGATTCAGTCTATTTTGTTGCAGATTCAGAAAATGGAGTTGATCGGTCAGCTTGCTGGTGGTATAGCTCACGATTTTAACAATATGCTCGGTGTCATTATGGGTAATACCGAGTTGGCGATGTGCAACGATGGTCTGGATCCTTCCGTTGAAGAGAATCTTGCCGAGATTTATCGGGCGGCGGAGCGTTCAGCCGAGATGACCAGTCAATTGTTGGCGTTTGCCCGCAAGCAGACTGCCGTGCCCAGTGTTTTTGAGGTCGATCAGGCGATTGGAGATTCTCTTGCCATTTTGCAGAGAGTGGTTGGTAAGAAGATCGGGTTTGATTGGCATCCGTCAGGCGCCGGGTGCAAGGTGCGTGTCGACCCGTCACAGTTCGACCAGATTCTCATGAATCTTTGTCTGAATGCAAGTGATGCTATGGGCGGTGAGGGAACTATCGTCATTAAGGCTAAACGGTTAAAAGTCGATCATACTCTGGAACATCCGGGAGGGATAAGAGAGCCCGGTGAGTATGTTCAGATTTCGGTTAGTGACTCCGGACAGGGAATTCCCGAAGAGCACCAGTTGCATATTTTCGAGCCATTTTTTACTACGAAAGTTCTCGGTAAGGGAACCGGTCTGGGGCTTTCTTCGATCTATGGTATCGTCAAACAGAATCGGGGATTTGTTGATTTTGAGAGCGAGAAGGGGAATGGGACAACTTTCCATATCTACCTGCCTCTCTACAGAGAAAAAACAAACGGGTTAGGGATTGACAGGCAGAACTCTTCAAGTCCATCGAATCATACCACTATTCTCGTGGTTGAAGACGAACCTGAGATTCTCAGTCTTTGTAAGATGATGCTTCAAAAGTCCGGTTTTACGGTATTAACTGCAGCATTTCCTAAAGATGCGATCATGATTGCTGAAGAGTTCAGTGGCAAGATTGATCTGCTGTTGACCGATGTCATTATGCCGGAAATGAATGGTGTCGAGCTTGCCTCGAAACTTTCGACGATCAGCCCCGGCTTCAGGGTTCTCTTTATGTCGGGTTATTCGGCAGATATTATCGCGGACAAGGGTATGCCGCACAATTCGTTCAATCTGCTCCGCAAACCTTTTACCATCAAGACGTTGATCGAAAAGGTGAACGCTGTTCTTGAGGCAAAGTGAGATTTTATGCCTGCTCAGGTGTTGTGCTGGCGTATCTCGCCAGGGGTCAGTTCAAGCGCGCTGACTCGGACTGAAACGCTCATCTTTTCCGATGAGGCGCCTTTGTAGGTGCCTCGAACGGGGGGAACGTCGCCGTAATCCCTTCCGCTGCCGATCTTGATGTAGCGATCATCGACCACCAGCGTTTTGTGCGTCGGATCGAATCCCACCCATCCCTTTTCTTTTCCGCACCAGATTTCGCACCAGGCGTGGCTGGCTTCATCCTGTCCGTCAGGCGTGCTTCCTCCGCCGTAGAGATAACCGCTCACGTAGCGTGCCGGCAGCCCGAGATGGCGGCAGACGGCAAGCATGAGGTGCGCGAAGTCCTGGCAGACGCCCCGACCGAGCGCCATGACAACCGCGCTGGTGCTGTGCACGTCGGTGACGCCCGGTTCGTACAAAAAGGTGTCGTTGATGTGTCGGCAGATCTCCATCGCTTTCAGCCAAGGATCCGTGATCGGTTTGAACTGCGCGGCCAGCGCCAGAATAGCTGGATCGTAATGGACGTAACGGCTTTCCGAGAGCAGGTCAAGCAGCATGATCTCATCCTCTTCGTGCGGCCCGCTGGCCGGGTGGTTCAGGGTTTCGATGATCGAGGTGGCCATGATGTGCACCTGTTTGTGGCTTTGCAGGATGTTAAAATGGTGCACGTTGTTTCCGTAGAAGTCGGTGTAATTGAAAACCGTCGCGGAAGGGTTGACCTGAAGGCTGAAACTTGCGCATCGTTGCGCACCGGTGCCGCTTCTCGGATGCAGACGCACTTCGGTGGCGGTTTCGTAAATCGGCTCTTCGTACTCGAAAAGCGTTGAATGTTCAACTTTGAGGATCATGCGCGGTAGAGATTGATGATGGCGATTCGTCGCTTACTGTTGTTGCTGCTGCTGCGATTGGCTCCAGTTGGCCCTGCCGCCGCCGAGGCCGGTAAAGGGGAGGGCTTCGGTAACGTCGTGCGGTTCGATTTTCGGCGTGTGGTAAGCGAAGTAGAGCAGGTGAAGTTGTTCGCCTACTTTGATCAGCCCCTGCTCGACCTCTTCGAGAAAATGGTGTACCCCTTTGCGCAGGATATCGTCAACCGTGGTGTAGGTCATTTCTGCCTCCATCTTGCCGATCAGCCGATCGACGTTGTTGGCGTACCGGTGCGACGAGCTGCCTGAAATTCTCCACAGCGCCTCCTGTGCGGCACAGATCGAATAGGTGATGCTGCGCGGAAAGGTGCGGTCCAGAATCAGGAAGTCCAGAATGTTATCTGGAGTGATTTTCGACAGATAGATTTTTCGGAACGCTTCGAGGGCGCTACAGCTTTTCAGCACGGCCATCCACTGAATGATGTCGATCGAATTTCTGACGATGGCTACATGGTGCTCATGTCCGTGCGTGAGCATGTGGTATTTGACGTCGATCAGGCGTGCCGAGTTGTCGGCGCGTTCGAGGTACTTGCCGATCTGCACGAAATCCCACCCCTCGTTGTGGGAAAAGGTGTTGTCGGTAATGCCCTGAAAGAGGTGCGAGGCGTTCTTGATTTCTTTGTAGAAAGGGTATGGGTCGTTGTGCACCTGCTGTGGCGAGGCGCTTTGCAGGAAGTGGTACAGGTTGTTGAGCTGCTCCCACATCTCGCTTGAAATGCTCTCGATCACACTCCGGGCGTTTTCGCGAGCCATGCTGATCGAGGAGAGAATCGAGTTGGTGTTCTGGCGGTTGAAGACCAGGTAATCGGTTACCGACTGCGCGTCGTACTCCTCGTAAAGCGTGCCGAAATGGCCGGGGTCCGACATAACCATGATCAACGGTTTCCAGTAGTTCGGATGATCGAGCGTGGTAATGCTGTTCAGGTCGAGCAGCAGGTTGAAATTGACGTCGAGGAACCGGGCGGTATTTTCCGCGCGTTCGAAGTAGCGGCTCATCCAGAACAGCGATTCGGCGACACGACTCAGCATGAAATTCGTTCGTTAAAGGTTCAGTTATCGATGACCCAGGTGTCCTTGCTTCCGCCGCCCTGAGAGGAGTTCACCACCAGCGAGCCGCGCTTGAGGGCCACCCTGGTCAGGCCGCCCGGCACGATGGAGATCGAATTGCCGTATAGCACGTAAGGGCGCAGGTCGATGTGGCACGGTGCGACCTCCGTATCGGTGACGAAGCTCGGATGGCGTGAAAGCGAGATGGTCGGCTGGGCGATGTAGTTGCGCGGATCGGCCACGATCTTTTCGGCGAAGGCCTCCCGCTCCACAGCAGTTGATTGCGGCCCGACCAGCATCCCGTAGCCGCCCGATTCGTTTGCCGCTTTCACCACCAGTTTGTCGAGATTTTCGAGGATGTACTTCAGGTGCTTCGGATTGCTGGCCAGCCAGGTCTCCACATTGTCGAGAATCGGATCTTCGCCGAGGTAGTATTTGATGATCTGCGGAACGAAGCTGTAGATCACCTTGTCGTCCGCAACGCCGGTGCCGATGGCGTTGGCCAGCGTCACGTTGCCTTTGCGGTAGGCGTTGATGAGTCCGGCCACGCCGAGCACCGAGTCGGGCCGGAAGACCAGCGGATCGAGGAAGTCGTCATCCACGCGGCGGTAGATGACGTCAACCCGTTGCAAGCCCCGCGTCGTGCGGGTGTAGACCTTGTTGTTGTTGACCACCAGATCGCGCCCCTCGGTCAGCTCTACGCCCATCTGCTGTGCCAGGAAGCTGTGCTCGAAGTAGGCCGAGTTGTAAACGCCCGGCGTGAGAATTACCACGTTCGGATCGGGCTTTGGCGACGGACTGATCTCCTGAAGGGTTCGGAGCAGCTGCTGCGGGTAGCTTTCCACCGGGCGCACCGTGTAGCGGTTGAAGAGCACCGGGAAGGCGCGCTTCATCGCGTTGCGGTTCTGCAGCATGTACGACACGCCGCTCGGCGTGCGGAGGTTGTCTTCGAGCACGAGGTAACGCCCGTCAAGGCCGCGGATAATGTCGCTGCCGGTGACGTGAATGTAAATATCGAGCGGCGGTCTGACGCCGATGAACTCGCGCCGGAAATGCTTGCTGCCAAGCACCAGTTCCGGGGGAATCACCTTGTCGCGCAGAATTTTTTGGTTCTGGTAAATATCCGACAGAAACAGGTTGAGCGCCGTGATGCGCTGGGTGAGCCCGCGCTCGATGGTGTCCCACTCGGAGCCCGGAATGATGCGTGGAATCAGGTCAAAGGGAAAGATGCGTTCGACGCCCTCATCGACCCCATACACGGTAAAGGTGATGCCCTGATTGCGGAAAAAGATGTTGGCCAGCTCCCGGCGGGTATGAATATCGGTGGATGAAAACTGGTTGAACCGGTTGATCAGGATATCGTAATGAGACTTCGGCGTCTCTTCCCGGTTGATTACTTCATCAAAATAACGTGATGGTTCCGCGTTGTACAGATTGAACAGTCGGGTCATGACCGGCGGGTAAGGTTTAAACAACTCTGAGCGGCGATTGCCCACCTTAAATAAATAGAGTTAATCCGGGATATTTCCTAAATAAAATAGCGCCTTGCACCGGCGTAAATGCAGGCGCGCGCTCTTTTTCCGGAGCGCGGTTGTGGGAGAATGCGGGATGGTGGATCGGTAGATCGAACTCAGTGCGCGGTCAGGGTATAGCTGCTGCTTCGGCCTTCCGTGACCAGGCGCAGCATCCCTGAGCGGACCAGCGAAACCAGAATACGCCGCGCTTCGCGCATGGGGATGCAGGCGTTCTCAGCGAACTCGTCAGCCGTGATGCGTTCGTGGTCGCTCAGGTAGTCGAGCAGTCGTTTTTCCCGATCGGTGAACGACAGCCTGACCGGTTCTTTCGACGAGAGCATGAGCGCGATCTGGTCTTCGTTGACCGCCTTGTTGTGGCTGCCATCGCGCATGAACACCCGGCGCTCGACGGTTCTTTTGCCGGTGTCGCGCCGGATGAGGCGCTCGATATGGAAGTGCGGCCGTTCGGGGCTTTCAGGAATATCGATGAGCAACACCATGCGGCGCTTGAATTCTTCAATACGAACGTTGAGGCGCGGTTTCGGTTCAACGTGGTATCTCAAGGCTTCGTCGATCACCGCCAGCATCTCTTTCTCGCTCTGGATGCCCACGATTCTCCGATCATCGTCAACCCCGATCAGAATGGTGCCCCCCGACGTGTTGGCAAATGAAACGATTGAGCGGGCGATTTTGGGGGCGGAGTGAATAAGGCGCTTGAATTCGATGGTTGGCCCCTCTCCCTTTTCTACAAGGTCGAGCAGACTGCGTCCTGAGGCGTTCTTTCTGAAGAAGGTCATGAGGCGTCTCCATTGTGGTTAATGGGGGCCAACACGGTTCGCAGAACTTCAGTTACGAACCTTTTGCGGGCAATCTCCGGATCGGGCCGTCAAGGCGGCGGAGCAACTCCGAAGAAGTGCTTTTTATACCATACGCAGTCAAAAAGGTAAATGCAAGCCCATTCATACTCTTGTGACAAACCTTCCAGGCGAAAAAAGGATGGGTGGAGTTGGTGCTGTGGCAGGGTTTACCCCGCTTTCTGTTCGGCCTGATCGCCGGTATTCTCGCCGATCAGGTTCATCTGCTTGCGGTAGTAGGAAAAGGCTTCGTCCTGCTTGAGAATGCCGAGCAGCTTGCCCGTACCGCTTGCCACGACCGGCAGGGTGGAGTATTCGGAAATCTCAAAGATCTTGAGCGCTTCATCGAGCTTGGAGGTGTCGTAAAGCATGGTGACGTTCTTTTTGACCAGATCGTCGGCAATCATGCCCGCAAAGCCCCCCTCCTTGAGCACGATGCTCATCTCGTCAAGTCCGATGATGCCGATGAATACCCCGTCGGGCGTCGTGATGAAGAAGTGGGAGTCGCGTGTGTTGTGGAAAGCATCGATAATGGTTTCGACCCTTGTGACATCGAAGAACTTCACGAATTTGCGCTGCATGACATCCAGCACGCTGATGTTGCCCGCAATGGTCAGGGCGATGCCGAAGCCGACGCGCACATTCTCTTTTTCCAGCACGTAGGTCTCCATCGTGTAGGGGTAGGCCAGTCGGGCTACGAGCGCCGAGGTGACCGCCGCGAACATGATGGGGAGCACAATTTCATACTGGCCGGTGACTTCGAACAGAATCAGGATGACGGTGAGCGGAGCGCGCATGATGCCTGCCGTGACGGCGCCCATGCCGACCAGCGCGTATGCGCCCGATGCAGCGGTGATGTTCGGGAACAGGTCGTTGACCAGCTTGCCGAACATGCTGCCGAGCATCGCGCCCATTTTCATGGTCGGGGCGAACATACCACCCGAACCGCCGGAGCCGATCGTGAATGCTGCGGTGACCGGTTTGAGCAGGTAGACGGCAATCATATTCTGCCACGTCTCGGTGCCGGTCAGGGCGCGATCGATCGTCTCATAGCTGAAGCCGTACAGCTCAGGTACCCACATGCTTACCAGACCACACAACAGGCCACCGACAGCGGGCATAGCCCATAGCGGAATGCGGAACCGCTTCTCCATTTTCTGTAAATACTCCTCGACTGTGTAAAAGGTCCGGATAAAAAGAACCGCTGACAGACCGGCCAGTACGCCGAGGATGAAGTAGAAGACCAGCTCGGTATCGGAAACGAGACTGTAGGTCGGTACCTGAAAGGTTTGATAGTTTCCGAGATGGCTACGCGACACCACCGTGCCGACCACCGAGGCCACCACGATGGGGCTGAACGTTCTGACGCTGAAGTCTCCGAGAATCACCTCCACGGCGAACATGACGCCGCCGATCGGGGCATTGAACACCGCAGCAAGACCTGCCGCCGCGCCGCAACCGAGCAGCGTCCTGGTTCTGCCCGGAGAAAACTTAAGCAACTGCGCCACGGTCGAGCCAACCGACGCGCCCACCTGCGCGATTGGCGCTTCCCGTCCACCGCTGCCACCGGTTCCGATGCTGACGACCGAGGTGATGGTTTTGTGAAACCAGTTTCTCATCGGAATCTTGCCGTTTTTCTGGGCCACAGCCTTGATGACCGAAGGCAAGCCGTGCTCAGGCTTTGACTTCGCAACA
This portion of the Chlorobaculum parvum NCIB 8327 genome encodes:
- a CDS encoding transglutaminase family protein codes for the protein MILKVEHSTLFEYEEPIYETATEVRLHPRSGTGAQRCASFSLQVNPSATVFNYTDFYGNNVHHFNILQSHKQVHIMATSIIETLNHPASGPHEEDEIMLLDLLSESRYVHYDPAILALAAQFKPITDPWLKAMEICRHINDTFLYEPGVTDVHSTSAVVMALGRGVCQDFAHLMLAVCRHLGLPARYVSGYLYGGGSTPDGQDEASHAWCEIWCGKEKGWVGFDPTHKTLVVDDRYIKIGSGRDYGDVPPVRGTYKGASSEKMSVSVRVSALELTPGEIRQHNT
- a CDS encoding alpha-E domain-containing protein; this encodes MLSRVAESLFWMSRYFERAENTARFLDVNFNLLLDLNSITTLDHPNYWKPLIMVMSDPGHFGTLYEEYDAQSVTDYLVFNRQNTNSILSSISMARENARSVIESISSEMWEQLNNLYHFLQSASPQQVHNDPYPFYKEIKNASHLFQGITDNTFSHNEGWDFVQIGKYLERADNSARLIDVKYHMLTHGHEHHVAIVRNSIDIIQWMAVLKSCSALEAFRKIYLSKITPDNILDFLILDRTFPRSITYSICAAQEALWRISGSSSHRYANNVDRLIGKMEAEMTYTTVDDILRKGVHHFLEEVEQGLIKVGEQLHLLYFAYHTPKIEPHDVTEALPFTGLGGGRANWSQSQQQQQQ
- a CDS encoding PAS domain S-box protein gives rise to the protein MQENRTSGSHGLADHEVSGMVEGKSMTDMLPQSMYLIDAEGHMVRWSPLFRDRIAGLSDQSMESINFIDLIHPEDRELVRQRMRNILNRGVEESVEVRVLFKGGPTYRWFVLMANRYECDGAVFITGTGVDITRLKKAEKALMVSEQRFRSILEQADYPVFIADIEGLIKYVSPAFEEVSGYASSECLNRSFTKFFEETDGGNSGVMLMLDDVISNSEDIRKCECTMRKRDGSVFPVEIRLHKYSDHRVEGAIGVLYDLTQRKRFDLLTEFRFDLLRRAEDASIEEILQGALDEAEQLTDSSLGFIYFLSDDSNGLPKYIWSTKVRDEMSAMGGNGEHPSFNSMPFLKEAIEKRRAIIVNEPSLSLDLEFSSFQPDVKNRLVVPVIDGGEVVAVCLVGNKPFPYVDNDAQWVSTLANMVWDIVTRKMNEQSENRIQSILLQIQKMELIGQLAGGIAHDFNNMLGVIMGNTELAMCNDGLDPSVEENLAEIYRAAERSAEMTSQLLAFARKQTAVPSVFEVDQAIGDSLAILQRVVGKKIGFDWHPSGAGCKVRVDPSQFDQILMNLCLNASDAMGGEGTIVIKAKRLKVDHTLEHPGGIREPGEYVQISVSDSGQGIPEEHQLHIFEPFFTTKVLGKGTGLGLSSIYGIVKQNRGFVDFESEKGNGTTFHIYLPLYREKTNGLGIDRQNSSSPSNHTTILVVEDEPEILSLCKMMLQKSGFTVLTAAFPKDAIMIAEEFSGKIDLLLTDVIMPEMNGVELASKLSTISPGFRVLFMSGYSADIIADKGMPHNSFNLLRKPFTIKTLIEKVNAVLEAK
- a CDS encoding chloride channel protein, producing the protein MKGRFRNSRLRRRFIALSYLILRKSRYFKGTSQQFFRMTWASFLAQLNLNQDLPFLLVAIFVGVVTGYLAVIFHDAIKIISSYLFYGTTALGLPNFNNYLRIILLPLIPALGGLVVGLYNAFVAKSKPEHGLPSVIKAVAQKNGKIPMRNWFHKTITSVVSIGTGGSGGREAPIAQVGASVGSTVAQLLKFSPGRTRTLLGCGAAAGLAAVFNAPIGGVMFAVEVILGDFSVRTFSPIVVASVVGTVVSRSHLGNYQTFQVPTYSLVSDTELVFYFILGVLAGLSAVLFIRTFYTVEEYLQKMEKRFRIPLWAMPAVGGLLCGLVSMWVPELYGFSYETIDRALTGTETWQNMIAVYLLKPVTAAFTIGSGGSGGMFAPTMKMGAMLGSMFGKLVNDLFPNITAASGAYALVGMGAVTAGIMRAPLTVILILFEVTGQYEIVLPIMFAAVTSALVARLAYPYTMETYVLEKENVRVGFGIALTIAGNISVLDVMQRKFVKFFDVTRVETIIDAFHNTRDSHFFITTPDGVFIGIIGLDEMSIVLKEGGFAGMIADDLVKKNVTMLYDTSKLDEALKIFEISEYSTLPVVASGTGKLLGILKQDEAFSYYRKQMNLIGENTGDQAEQKAG
- a CDS encoding RNA-binding domain-containing protein encodes the protein MTFFRKNASGRSLLDLVEKGEGPTIEFKRLIHSAPKIARSIVSFANTSGGTILIGVDDDRRIVGIQSEKEMLAVIDEALRYHVEPKPRLNVRIEEFKRRMVLLIDIPESPERPHFHIERLIRRDTGKRTVERRVFMRDGSHNKAVNEDQIALMLSSKEPVRLSFTDREKRLLDYLSDHERITADEFAENACIPMREARRILVSLVRSGMLRLVTEGRSSSYTLTAH
- a CDS encoding circularly permuted type 2 ATP-grasp protein; its protein translation is MTRLFNLYNAEPSRYFDEVINREETPKSHYDILINRFNQFSSTDIHTRRELANIFFRNQGITFTVYGVDEGVERIFPFDLIPRIIPGSEWDTIERGLTQRITALNLFLSDIYQNQKILRDKVIPPELVLGSKHFRREFIGVRPPLDIYIHVTGSDIIRGLDGRYLVLEDNLRTPSGVSYMLQNRNAMKRAFPVLFNRYTVRPVESYPQQLLRTLQEISPSPKPDPNVVILTPGVYNSAYFEHSFLAQQMGVELTEGRDLVVNNNKVYTRTTRGLQRVDVIYRRVDDDFLDPLVFRPDSVLGVAGLINAYRKGNVTLANAIGTGVADDKVIYSFVPQIIKYYLGEDPILDNVETWLASNPKHLKYILENLDKLVVKAANESGGYGMLVGPQSTAVEREAFAEKIVADPRNYIAQPTISLSRHPSFVTDTEVAPCHIDLRPYVLYGNSISIVPGGLTRVALKRGSLVVNSSQGGGSKDTWVIDN